A genomic window from Corallincola holothuriorum includes:
- a CDS encoding biotin/lipoyl-containing protein: MEVIVPELPESTTSAKVSALNVRCGDSVGSDQILAEIETDKVILEIVAPAAAVVAGINVSAGDFVESKQLLLVLSDVVEHGSVDLLEADSVDVRQGISVKLEQEYQQKSDSKGNRQGHGLGMMLLGTMVIGAMLIIIGLQ; encoded by the coding sequence ATGGAAGTCATTGTTCCGGAACTCCCTGAAAGCACTACGTCCGCAAAGGTTAGTGCGTTGAATGTCCGTTGCGGAGATTCGGTTGGCTCCGATCAAATACTCGCAGAGATAGAAACCGACAAAGTTATATTGGAAATCGTCGCTCCAGCAGCTGCAGTGGTAGCAGGGATAAATGTGTCCGCGGGTGACTTTGTCGAATCTAAGCAGCTTTTATTGGTGCTTTCTGATGTGGTTGAACATGGATCCGTTGATCTGCTAGAGGCAGATTCAGTGGATGTGCGTCAGGGCATCTCAGTAAAGCTCGAGCAAGAATACCAGCAAAAGAGCGATTCAAAAGGTAACCGGCAAGGCCACGGTTTGGGTATGATGCTGTTGGGTACCATGGTTATTGGTGCCATGTTAATTATTATTGGGCTGCAATAA
- a CDS encoding flavodoxin: MAKVGIFFGTDTGNTRKVAKQIFNSLGAEVADKPLNINRIDADTLLSYDVLILGTPTLGEGQLPGLSSECQTESWEEFMPNFDELDLEGKKVALYGLGDQVNYPDEFVDALGELYDAVDECGAEVIGSWPTDGYTFNESQAVDEDGRFVGLVLDNDNQSDLTADRVATWLAQLESELV; the protein is encoded by the coding sequence ATGGCAAAAGTAGGCATTTTCTTCGGAACCGACACCGGCAATACACGCAAAGTCGCCAAGCAGATATTCAACAGTTTGGGCGCAGAGGTGGCCGATAAACCACTCAATATTAACCGTATCGATGCAGATACCCTGCTCAGCTACGATGTTTTGATCCTCGGCACTCCCACCCTAGGTGAAGGGCAACTGCCCGGATTGTCGTCAGAGTGTCAGACAGAAAGCTGGGAAGAGTTTATGCCCAACTTCGACGAGCTGGATCTGGAAGGAAAAAAAGTCGCCCTTTATGGATTAGGCGATCAAGTGAATTACCCAGACGAATTCGTTGATGCCCTGGGTGAGCTTTACGACGCCGTCGATGAATGTGGTGCAGAAGTCATCGGTAGTTGGCCGACAGATGGCTACACCTTTAATGAATCACAAGCGGTTGATGAAGATGGTCGTTTTGTCGGTCTCGTACTCGATAATGACAATCAAAGCGATCTGACCGCTGATCGTGTGGCCACCTGGTTAGCACAGTTGGAAAGTGAATTGGTTTAG
- a CDS encoding RnfH family protein — MMRISIAYALPEQQVWMDLDLPEYATVISAINRSGLQELFPEIQLDQQKVGIFGKLATLETRLVEGDRVEIYRPTTWLPPEDDDDDE; from the coding sequence ATGATGCGTATCAGTATCGCTTACGCTCTGCCTGAACAACAGGTGTGGATGGATCTAGATCTGCCTGAATATGCGACCGTGATCAGCGCGATTAACCGCTCTGGCCTGCAGGAGCTGTTTCCCGAGATCCAGCTAGACCAACAGAAAGTCGGTATTTTCGGCAAGCTAGCCACGCTAGAGACACGACTGGTGGAAGGTGACAGAGTGGAGATATATCGCCCCACCACTTGGCTTCCACCGGAAGACGATGATGATGACGAATAA
- a CDS encoding electron transport complex subunit E, whose product MSDYRKIFADGFWNNNVVLGQSLALCPLLAVTTSATNGLGLGLASLVVMVAANVLASLFNPLISRAVRIPVNILMIATLVTITDLLLNAWLHPLHKVLGLFIPLIVTNCAILGRVESFASRNAILPAAADGLAMGLGFTWVLVLMGGIRELFGAGTLFANASLLLGKHFAFLEMVIIPDYRGILLLILPPGGFLILGGMLSAKRLLEQHIAARKAAKNKLVTAVEGG is encoded by the coding sequence ATGAGTGATTACCGTAAAATCTTTGCCGACGGCTTCTGGAACAATAATGTGGTTTTGGGACAAAGTTTGGCTTTGTGTCCTTTGCTGGCGGTGACAACCAGTGCAACCAATGGTTTGGGGCTAGGCTTGGCCTCACTGGTGGTGATGGTTGCAGCCAACGTACTGGCCTCACTGTTTAACCCCTTGATCAGCCGTGCGGTGCGTATTCCGGTCAATATTCTGATGATCGCAACGCTGGTTACCATTACAGATCTACTGCTCAATGCCTGGCTTCACCCATTACATAAAGTGTTAGGGCTGTTTATTCCATTAATCGTTACCAACTGCGCCATTCTTGGCCGCGTCGAGTCGTTTGCCAGTCGTAATGCCATACTACCCGCGGCAGCTGACGGGCTGGCGATGGGACTGGGGTTTACCTGGGTACTGGTATTGATGGGTGGCATTCGAGAGCTATTTGGCGCCGGCACCTTGTTTGCCAACGCCAGTTTGCTGCTTGGAAAACATTTTGCGTTTCTAGAGATGGTAATTATCCCCGATTATCGTGGCATCCTGCTGCTGATCCTGCCCCCCGGCGGCTTCTTGATCTTAGGTGGCATGTTGTCCGCGAAACGTTTACTCGAACAACATATCGCGGCGAGAAAAGCAGCCAAGAATAAACTCGTCACTGCCGTAGAAGGAGGTTAA
- the rsxG gene encoding electron transport complex subunit RsxG, which produces MLPCIEKMRDTLSYQTALLAGATGTATLCLLLTNLLTAPAIAMRAEEDQLAGLAQVMPLERYQNDILKSEQHFSTEGHDYAMFTAMNAQGQVTGYVLKTESMGYAGAISLLIGTDPQGEILGVRVLSHAETPGLGDKIELAKSDWILAFDGHSLGNTGDEQWAVRKDGGEFDQFSGATITPRAIVNGVHRALKDLPLKQDLSPTEETP; this is translated from the coding sequence ATGTTGCCTTGTATCGAAAAAATGCGTGACACACTCAGCTATCAAACGGCACTGCTCGCCGGTGCTACGGGCACGGCCACACTATGCCTGCTGCTGACAAACCTGCTGACCGCGCCGGCAATCGCCATGCGCGCAGAGGAAGATCAGTTAGCAGGGTTGGCGCAAGTAATGCCTTTAGAAAGATATCAAAACGACATCCTTAAATCAGAACAGCATTTCAGTACCGAAGGCCACGACTACGCCATGTTCACCGCAATGAATGCACAAGGCCAAGTCACAGGCTATGTACTAAAAACAGAATCGATGGGGTATGCCGGTGCCATCTCACTGCTGATCGGTACCGATCCTCAGGGCGAGATCCTTGGCGTAAGAGTGCTGTCCCATGCTGAAACGCCTGGCCTAGGGGACAAAATCGAACTGGCCAAAAGTGACTGGATACTCGCTTTTGACGGCCATTCACTTGGCAATACAGGTGACGAGCAATGGGCCGTTCGCAAAGACGGCGGCGAATTCGACCAATTCAGTGGAGCCACCATAACCCCAAGAGCGATCGTTAACGGCGTTCATCGCGCACTTAAAGATCTCCCCCTCAAGCAAGATCTCTCCCCAACGGAGGAAACGCCATGA
- a CDS encoding RnfABCDGE type electron transport complex subunit D yields the protein MVQFAAVSGPHSHSNQSTTKLMFLVLFALTPATLYGFYLFGLPAFQVWLVCCVSAVICEAVCLLPQNKPWHSAVDGSAMLTGWLLAMSLPPSTPWWVALSGSLFAIMVGKQIYGGLGQNLFNPAMLARVMLLICFPVELTSWNQTAAPLMTPEGLAFTDSWLGNGIDGVSAATPLAAHSNIGVSAKALLLGNHAGSLGETSAVLLACGGLFLLWRRVISWPLPTALILGLAVPAAIAHLVNPSEYASALTHICSGGAMLAAFFIATDMVTSPASPKGQWVFGIGCGLLIWLIRCFGSYPEGVAFAVLIMNATTPIIDHYLRPKIFGTRSRLSV from the coding sequence ATGGTGCAATTTGCAGCGGTTTCCGGTCCCCATAGTCACAGCAACCAAAGCACCACCAAGCTGATGTTTCTGGTGCTGTTCGCGCTCACGCCCGCTACGCTTTACGGATTCTATCTGTTCGGTTTGCCAGCATTTCAGGTGTGGTTAGTTTGCTGCGTTAGCGCAGTGATCTGTGAAGCAGTGTGCCTGCTTCCACAAAACAAACCTTGGCACAGTGCCGTCGACGGCTCAGCCATGCTCACTGGATGGCTGCTAGCGATGAGCTTGCCGCCATCAACACCTTGGTGGGTCGCGCTCAGCGGCTCTCTGTTCGCCATTATGGTAGGCAAGCAGATCTACGGTGGACTGGGGCAAAACCTGTTCAACCCTGCAATGCTGGCGCGGGTAATGCTACTGATCTGTTTCCCTGTCGAACTCACGTCATGGAATCAAACAGCGGCTCCACTGATGACTCCTGAAGGACTGGCGTTCACCGACAGCTGGCTTGGTAACGGTATTGATGGTGTCAGCGCCGCCACCCCCTTGGCTGCACACAGCAACATTGGGGTTTCAGCGAAGGCACTGCTGCTAGGTAATCATGCCGGTAGTTTGGGAGAAACCAGCGCAGTATTATTGGCTTGCGGTGGGCTATTTTTGTTATGGCGCCGTGTCATCAGTTGGCCTCTGCCTACAGCGTTAATACTTGGTCTGGCAGTTCCCGCCGCTATCGCCCATCTGGTTAACCCCAGCGAATATGCGTCTGCCCTCACCCATATTTGCTCTGGAGGCGCCATGCTGGCGGCCTTCTTTATCGCCACCGACATGGTCACTTCTCCCGCTAGTCCTAAAGGGCAATGGGTATTTGGCATAGGTTGCGGCCTGTTGATCTGGTTAATCCGCTGCTTTGGTAGTTACCCGGAAGGCGTCGCCTTTGCCGTACTTATCATGAATGCCACCACACCAATCATCGACCACTACCTGCGGCCGAAGATCTTTGGTACCCGCAGCCGCTTGAGTGTCTAG
- the rsxC gene encoding electron transport complex subunit RsxC, producing the protein MFSFDKLGFSLSRKPFSGGIHPTGYKELSQHSSITTMPHPKQVFLGLQQRNGSMLHTIVNEGETVYKGQLVAKGASDMSVPLHSPVNGVVREIKPHVTAHPSGLKGATLVIDANDDPRWGIPHEPCNPFELSPETIIRRVLAAGVVGLGGAGFPTGIKLRLAAQNGVHTLVINGGECEPYLTCDDRLMREYAPEIVTGVELMVKAIGCKQAIIAIEDNKPAALAALTSACSEAEQVSIKSVPSLYPMGSERHLIKAVTGKAVPAGQLSTSIGVLVHNVATARAVFHAVRYQRPLIERVITVSGGAVEQPANIVVPIGALVSQVLAACGGLKMEAARLVAGGPMMGQALPSPFVPIDKSIGGLLALSEEEVRPKQSHECVRCGRCVNACPMGLMPFQMSAHSRVSDFEGAKEFGLDHCLLCGACSYVCPSNIPLVQYFQHARGALNAQRAMTNKSGQARQLTEARQLRLAKEAAEKKAAKAAKAAKSPRRKRAPRASKTTGES; encoded by the coding sequence ATGTTCTCATTCGATAAGCTAGGTTTTTCCCTGAGTCGCAAACCCTTTAGTGGTGGTATTCATCCCACTGGCTATAAAGAGCTGTCGCAGCACTCATCGATTACCACGATGCCCCACCCAAAGCAGGTGTTTCTCGGGCTACAACAGCGCAATGGCTCCATGCTGCATACCATCGTCAATGAAGGGGAAACCGTTTACAAAGGCCAGTTAGTAGCCAAGGGTGCCAGTGATATGAGTGTTCCCCTGCACTCCCCAGTCAATGGCGTAGTACGGGAAATTAAACCCCATGTCACCGCCCACCCCTCGGGGCTGAAAGGCGCAACCTTGGTGATTGATGCCAATGACGATCCGCGCTGGGGGATCCCCCATGAGCCATGCAATCCATTTGAACTATCACCTGAAACCATTATTCGACGGGTGCTAGCGGCCGGTGTGGTTGGGCTCGGTGGCGCAGGGTTCCCGACCGGTATCAAGCTCCGCCTCGCAGCACAGAATGGGGTTCACACGCTAGTCATTAACGGCGGTGAATGCGAGCCCTATCTAACCTGTGATGATCGTCTAATGCGCGAATACGCGCCTGAAATTGTTACCGGCGTAGAGCTGATGGTGAAAGCCATTGGCTGCAAGCAGGCCATCATCGCCATTGAGGACAATAAACCCGCGGCATTAGCGGCGCTCACCAGCGCCTGTAGCGAAGCAGAACAGGTCAGCATTAAGTCAGTACCTAGCCTCTACCCCATGGGTTCAGAACGCCATCTGATAAAAGCGGTCACAGGCAAAGCAGTACCCGCCGGACAGCTCAGTACCAGCATCGGTGTGCTGGTGCATAACGTCGCCACCGCGCGAGCCGTATTCCACGCCGTGCGCTATCAACGACCACTCATTGAACGGGTGATCACTGTTTCAGGAGGAGCCGTCGAACAGCCAGCCAATATTGTTGTGCCAATTGGCGCATTGGTATCACAAGTATTAGCTGCTTGTGGTGGCTTAAAAATGGAAGCCGCACGTCTGGTTGCCGGGGGGCCAATGATGGGGCAAGCGCTGCCATCGCCATTTGTTCCTATCGATAAAAGCATTGGCGGCTTACTGGCGCTATCCGAAGAGGAAGTCCGCCCTAAGCAAAGCCACGAGTGTGTGCGCTGTGGCCGCTGCGTCAATGCCTGCCCGATGGGGCTAATGCCATTTCAGATGTCCGCCCATAGCCGCGTATCAGACTTTGAGGGGGCCAAGGAGTTTGGCTTAGATCACTGCCTGCTCTGCGGAGCGTGTAGCTATGTTTGCCCATCGAATATCCCATTGGTGCAGTATTTCCAACACGCCCGCGGTGCACTCAATGCGCAACGCGCCATGACCAACAAATCTGGCCAAGCACGGCAATTAACCGAGGCGCGCCAACTGCGGCTAGCGAAAGAGGCGGCAGAGAAAAAAGCAGCGAAGGCAGCAAAAGCAGCCAAATCTCCACGGCGCAAACGTGCCCCCAGAGCCAGTAAAACCACAGGAGAATCATAA
- a CDS encoding RnfABCDGE type electron transport complex subunit B produces MSLFTLIISVSCFIALGALLGALLGWASRAFKVESDSRVDDLEALLPGGQCGQCGEPGCRQAAEAMVAGALGPDCCPPGGNSLAASIAKLLGVDLTAKGDDTQWVAYIDESQCSGCTRCFKACPFDAIVGASKQMHTVISQVCTGCRLCEKACPQDCLTMQPVTPAIHTWQWPKPNVA; encoded by the coding sequence ATGAGCCTTTTTACATTGATCATATCTGTTAGCTGTTTCATTGCCCTTGGCGCCCTGCTGGGTGCTCTGTTGGGTTGGGCATCACGGGCATTTAAAGTAGAAAGTGATTCCCGTGTAGATGACCTCGAAGCGTTATTACCTGGAGGTCAATGCGGCCAGTGCGGCGAGCCTGGATGTCGTCAGGCCGCAGAGGCCATGGTCGCTGGTGCGCTAGGACCTGACTGCTGCCCCCCCGGAGGCAATAGCCTGGCGGCCAGTATTGCCAAACTACTAGGCGTAGACCTCACCGCAAAAGGCGATGACACCCAGTGGGTAGCCTACATAGATGAAAGTCAGTGCTCTGGCTGTACCCGTTGTTTCAAAGCCTGTCCCTTTGACGCCATCGTCGGCGCTAGCAAACAGATGCACACCGTCATTAGCCAGGTCTGCACCGGTTGTCGCCTGTGCGAAAAAGCCTGTCCACAGGATTGCTTAACCATGCAACCAGTGACCCCCGCCATCCACACATGGCAATGGCCGAAACCCAACGTTGCCTAG
- the rsxA gene encoding electron transport complex subunit RsxA → MSDYFLLLVGTALVNNVVLAKFLGLCPFMGVSNKIDSALGMGLATTFVLCLAAISAWVIERTLLQPLDLGVMRILAFILVIAAVVQFTELYIQKMSPALYQSLGIFLPLITTNCAVLGVALLVVQEQMSFTETLVYGLGSALGFTLVIVLFAGLRQRLKLAKVPAVFEGAPIAFITAGLLSMAFMGFAGMVKAS, encoded by the coding sequence ATGAGCGACTATTTCCTACTGCTGGTCGGTACAGCACTGGTCAACAATGTGGTGCTAGCTAAGTTTCTCGGCCTCTGCCCTTTTATGGGGGTATCCAACAAAATCGACAGCGCGCTAGGGATGGGATTGGCCACCACGTTTGTTCTCTGCCTCGCTGCAATATCAGCCTGGGTGATTGAACGCACCCTGTTGCAGCCCCTCGATTTAGGCGTGATGCGGATCCTGGCATTTATTCTGGTGATCGCAGCAGTGGTGCAGTTCACCGAGTTGTATATACAGAAGATGAGTCCCGCGCTTTACCAGTCCCTAGGGATCTTCCTTCCCCTAATTACCACCAACTGCGCCGTACTTGGCGTGGCACTACTAGTCGTTCAGGAGCAGATGTCGTTTACCGAAACTCTGGTCTATGGGCTTGGCTCTGCCCTCGGTTTCACTCTGGTGATTGTGCTGTTTGCTGGACTCAGGCAGCGACTGAAATTAGCGAAAGTACCCGCAGTATTCGAAGGGGCACCTATCGCTTTTATTACTGCAGGTCTGCTGTCGATGGCCTTTATGGGCTTCGCCGGCATGGTAAAGGCAAGCTAA
- the nifL gene encoding nitrogen fixation negative regulator NifL: MSKQQESAVIDMTPFFNGEVGSETAVSQFIQTVEQAPMAISITDTDANILYVNPWFCQTTGYGLQEVKGLNHSILSYRTTPAEVYQGLWNQLKKGRSWQGRLINRRKNGERYLADVIVTPLTDGEGETTHFLGIHRDVTETHELTTKLINQKTLVEAVLNAAPVAIALLDENQQVVLDNLSYKALAADFQQEPAKQIIAKLKEELGENATEQLRTRRFVEGHSLSLELKQSRGERWFYCKLSGFSAADSGVDDYFAPTASDYLVLTISEHTKEKRHQEQQRVSELQRMTAESEMMHVMQETLHAAIHQMQGPINMIEAAVTVLTGRSGKCPGLEAMEMALKSGADAVDQLRDALPDRPQEAQQPVNINQLVHDVAALSTQRLLKTSIPMQLKLTATLPSINGQPSRLRVAIKQLLDNAIDAIEFGKPQSREIEIQTYMDDESVVVLIDDSGPGVPQANKIKAFQPFYSTKPVASNGARGVGLSIVQQVMNEHCGSTLLQRSPLGGCRAVISLPRRERDRS, from the coding sequence ATGAGTAAACAGCAAGAAAGTGCGGTGATAGATATGACTCCGTTTTTTAATGGCGAAGTGGGCAGCGAAACAGCCGTAAGCCAATTCATTCAAACCGTAGAACAGGCGCCGATGGCGATTTCCATCACCGATACGGATGCCAATATTCTTTACGTAAATCCCTGGTTTTGTCAGACCACTGGCTATGGATTGCAGGAGGTCAAAGGGTTAAACCATTCCATTCTCAGTTACCGCACAACCCCAGCAGAGGTTTATCAAGGGTTGTGGAATCAATTAAAGAAAGGGCGCAGCTGGCAGGGACGGTTAATTAATCGGCGCAAAAATGGTGAACGCTATTTGGCCGATGTGATCGTAACGCCCTTGACCGATGGTGAAGGTGAAACTACCCACTTTCTGGGGATCCACCGGGATGTCACCGAAACCCACGAATTGACCACCAAGCTGATCAATCAAAAAACCTTGGTTGAGGCTGTGCTCAATGCCGCGCCAGTGGCCATTGCCCTACTTGATGAAAACCAACAGGTTGTGCTCGATAACTTAAGTTACAAAGCGTTGGCAGCCGATTTTCAACAAGAGCCGGCGAAACAGATCATCGCCAAATTGAAAGAGGAACTGGGTGAAAATGCCACCGAGCAGCTGCGTACAAGGCGCTTTGTTGAAGGACACAGCCTGAGCCTGGAGTTAAAGCAGTCACGGGGCGAGCGCTGGTTCTACTGCAAGTTGTCGGGGTTCTCTGCGGCAGACAGTGGCGTGGATGATTACTTTGCGCCCACCGCCAGCGATTATCTGGTGTTGACCATCAGCGAACACACCAAAGAGAAGCGGCATCAGGAGCAGCAACGGGTGTCAGAACTGCAGAGGATGACGGCTGAGTCGGAAATGATGCATGTAATGCAGGAGACGTTACACGCTGCTATCCACCAGATGCAGGGGCCGATCAATATGATTGAGGCGGCAGTCACCGTGCTTACTGGCCGTTCCGGTAAATGTCCGGGGTTAGAAGCGATGGAGATGGCGCTCAAATCTGGCGCGGATGCCGTTGACCAGCTGCGTGATGCATTGCCGGATAGACCACAAGAGGCGCAGCAGCCGGTAAATATTAATCAGCTGGTACATGATGTGGCGGCGTTGAGTACCCAGCGACTGTTAAAAACTTCGATTCCGATGCAGCTCAAGTTGACCGCTACGCTGCCTTCAATTAATGGCCAACCGAGCCGGTTACGTGTGGCGATTAAGCAGCTGCTGGACAATGCCATCGACGCTATCGAGTTTGGTAAGCCGCAAAGCCGGGAGATCGAAATCCAAACCTATATGGACGATGAGTCCGTGGTGGTGCTGATTGATGATAGTGGTCCGGGTGTGCCACAAGCCAACAAAATCAAAGCGTTTCAACCCTTTTATAGTACCAAACCTGTTGCTTCAAACGGCGCCCGTGGCGTGGGTTTGAGCATAGTACAACAGGTGATGAATGAGCATTGTGGCTCCACGTTACTGCAGCGCAGTCCTTTAGGGGGCTGCCGAGCCGTTATCAGTTTACCGCGACGTGAAAGAGACAGGAGTTAG
- the nifA gene encoding nif-specific transcriptional activator NifA, whose protein sequence is MDTLLTRPEKIAEKHLSALYKVSSLLGNSLDYTQTVSQVLQVLHDDALLSHGMLALLDSEREMLVIDALHSPEQDANQQTGTVRYRAGEGIIGSVVSQGQPIVLARVSDDLRFADKLALYALDKPFIAVPLKQRDGTVHGVLAAQPELASTELLEHFTRLVEMIATLIGKNVLLAKNVAEQNDNLVAERDRLRRKVRGNYSFDNMVGHTRSMRKIFEQVRLVSKWDSTVLVRGESGTGKELIANAIHYNSPRANGPFVKLNCAALPDNLLESELFGHEKGAFTGAVKQRKGRFEMADGGTLFLDEVGEISAAFQAKLLRILQEGEFERVGGTQTLKVDVRIVAATNRNLEDEVRAERFREDLYYRLNVMPIYPPPLRERIEDLPELTKFLIEKLSKVQNRELSVTDGAIRTMMGYHWPGNVRELENMLERASIMSEEGSIDQDLIMLGGVDAPMKLSSSAPNLTATLAKTDLEDPEIDERERVVAALEQAGWVQAKAARLLDMTPRQIAYRIQTMNIRMRQL, encoded by the coding sequence ATGGATACGCTATTAACTCGACCGGAAAAAATTGCGGAAAAGCATCTTTCTGCGCTGTACAAAGTTAGCAGCCTATTAGGCAATAGCCTCGACTATACGCAGACGGTAAGTCAGGTATTGCAGGTGCTTCACGATGACGCGCTGTTAAGCCATGGCATGTTGGCGTTACTGGACAGCGAAAGGGAAATGCTGGTGATCGACGCTTTGCATTCACCGGAACAAGACGCCAATCAACAGACTGGCACAGTGCGATATCGCGCTGGTGAAGGGATCATTGGTAGTGTCGTGAGTCAGGGGCAACCGATTGTGCTGGCCAGGGTATCTGATGATCTGCGATTTGCCGATAAGCTAGCACTGTATGCGCTTGATAAACCGTTTATTGCTGTGCCGTTGAAGCAGCGTGACGGCACGGTACATGGGGTATTAGCCGCGCAGCCAGAACTCGCCAGTACCGAATTGTTGGAGCATTTCACACGACTGGTAGAGATGATCGCCACGCTGATCGGTAAAAATGTGCTATTGGCAAAAAATGTCGCCGAGCAGAATGACAACCTGGTCGCTGAGCGTGATCGTTTGCGGCGCAAAGTGCGCGGCAATTACAGCTTCGACAATATGGTTGGCCATACCCGTTCAATGCGCAAGATATTTGAGCAGGTGCGCCTGGTATCGAAATGGGACAGTACCGTATTGGTGCGGGGTGAGTCAGGCACAGGTAAGGAGTTGATCGCTAATGCCATTCATTATAACTCGCCACGAGCAAACGGGCCTTTCGTTAAGTTGAACTGCGCTGCACTGCCAGACAACCTGTTGGAATCGGAACTGTTTGGTCATGAGAAGGGGGCGTTTACCGGGGCGGTAAAGCAGCGTAAAGGTCGATTTGAGATGGCCGATGGCGGCACCCTGTTTCTTGATGAAGTGGGGGAGATATCAGCAGCGTTTCAGGCCAAGCTTTTGCGGATCCTGCAGGAGGGAGAGTTTGAACGGGTTGGCGGTACGCAAACGTTAAAGGTTGATGTGCGTATTGTTGCGGCAACTAACCGTAATCTTGAAGATGAGGTGCGTGCCGAACGATTCCGGGAAGATCTTTATTATCGACTCAACGTGATGCCTATCTACCCGCCACCGCTACGGGAGCGTATTGAAGATCTGCCGGAGTTGACCAAGTTTCTTATTGAAAAACTGTCCAAGGTACAAAACCGTGAGCTGTCGGTGACCGATGGCGCGATCCGTACCATGATGGGATATCACTGGCCAGGTAATGTCCGTGAGCTGGAAAATATGCTGGAACGGGCGTCCATCATGAGTGAAGAGGGCAGTATCGATCAGGATTTGATCATGCTTGGCGGCGTTGATGCGCCGATGAAACTCTCTTCTTCTGCGCCTAACTTGACTGCCACTTTAGCTAAAACGGACCTGGAAGATCCTGAAATAGATGAACGTGAGCGGGTGGTTGCTGCATTGGAGCAGGCGGGTTGGGTGCAAGCGAAAGCCGCGCGCTTGCTGGATATGACTCCAAGACAGATCGCTTACCGAATACAAACGATGAATATCAGAATGCGACAACTCTAA